Genomic segment of Deltaproteobacteria bacterium:
GTTGATTCCGGACAAGTTCGGGAAATACCGCGTCCTGCGAAGGATCGCCTCGGGGGGCATGGCGGAGGTTTACCTGTGCCGCCTCACGGGAGAGGAGGGGTTCCGGAAGCGGGTCGCCCTGAAGGTGGTGCACCCGCGTCACGCGGACGACCCGCGGTTTCGCGAACTGTTCGCCCGCGAGGCGCGGCTCGCGGCTTCCCTTTCCCACCCCAACCTGGTCCAGGTGTTCGATTTCGGCCGGGAGGGGGACGCCCACTTTCTCGCGATGGAATATGTGGAAGGATGGAACCTCGCCCAGGCGGCGGAGCAGGCGCGTCAGCTCCACGTTCCCATCTCCCCGGGAGTCTGGCGTCACTGGGTCGACGGGATCGGATCGGGCCTCGGGTACCTTCACGAGAAGGGGGTCGTGCACCGCGACGTATCACCTGGAAATGTCCTGGTGGCCCGCAACGGGGCGGTGAAAATAACGGATTTCGGGATCTCCCGCGCGGCAGGGGATGGGCAGGTGGACGAGGGGACGCGGGCCGGAAAATCCGGGTATCTCGCGCCCGAGCGGATTCGCGGGGAGGGGGCGACCTCCTCCTCCGACCTGTTTGCCGCGGGAGTGATCTTCGTGGAACTGCTCCTCGGCCGCAGGCTGTTCGAAGGGGACGGGCCGGAAGAGACCCTGGACAGGATCCGGCGATTCGACGCGCGGACGCTCGCTCTTCCGGGCGTTTCCCCCGAGTTGGCGGGAGTCCTGCGGAAGTCGGTCGCGGTGCTTCCGGGGGATCGATATTCCGCTGCGGCGGAGTTTCTTGTCGAGCTCGCGCGGGTCGGCCCTCCCCCCGCATCCGCTCCGGTGATGGCGGATTTCTGGGA
This window contains:
- a CDS encoding protein kinase; translated protein: MIPDKFGKYRVLRRIASGGMAEVYLCRLTGEEGFRKRVALKVVHPRHADDPRFRELFAREARLAASLSHPNLVQVFDFGREGDAHFLAMEYVEGWNLAQAAEQARQLHVPISPGVWRHWVDGIGSGLGYLHEKGVVHRDVSPGNVLVARNGAVKITDFGISRAAGDGQVDEGTRAGKSGYLAPERIRGEGATSSSDLFAAGVIFVELLLGRRLFEGDGPEETLDRIRRFDARTLALPGVSPELAGVLRKSVAVLPGDRYSAAAEFLVELARVGPPPASAPVMADFWDALFPVPREEETAPDPAAEPESRPAMVKEPEERYGGRGRTVQAGAAAAFAAVIVGGVLLWKEARQRPTIDAAPVSVASVVPVVPRPSVAPAVPTAVPRNPDPPATPVKPVVRLVRVETDPPGASVLLESGASIGKTPLQMDVDSLAGRKVVLSKDGYERQSVPADALAAGPAFRAELQPLIGTVEAIQAIPWAKVYLGNRLLGETPLTAVRLPAGEQRLRFVNEPLGVDQVKIIVVRPGDNPKIIVPMAGSGRR